The following coding sequences lie in one Acidobacteriota bacterium genomic window:
- the groL gene encoding chaperonin GroEL (60 kDa chaperone family; promotes refolding of misfolded polypeptides especially under stressful conditions; forms two stacked rings of heptamers to form a barrel-shaped 14mer; ends can be capped by GroES; misfolded proteins enter the barrel where they are refolded when GroES binds), which yields MATKEIRFGEEARRGLQAGVDILADAVKVTLGPKGRNVVLEKKWGAPTITNDGVTIAKEIELDDVWENLGAQLAKEVADKTNSVAGDGTTTATVLAQAMVRDGLRLVASGANPMELRIGINEAVEKVVGAIADMSEEVSADDKDQMAYVAGNSAADDSIGESIADALSKVGGEGVITVEDSQTFGVELEITEGMQFDKGYISPYFITDAERQEAVLEDAYILIANQKISSVQDLLPVLEKVSQTGKAIVVLAEDVDGEALATLVVNRLRGTFASVAVKAPGFGERRKAMLQDIAILTGATVISEEVGLKLDSITVDLLGRARKVVVTKDTCTIVDGAGTKADVNARVAQIRQEIENSDSDWDREKLSERLAKLSGGVAILKVGAATEVEAKEKKHRIEDAVLATRAAIEEGIVPGGGVALLRARDAISSLRGNTDDVKAGRALIGRALEAPIRQIAANAGYEGGVVVNTVLQSEGGHGFNAATGEYEDLMASGIIDPAKVTRATVQNAASIASLLITTEAIIAEVAEDEPLGGGHGHDGGMGGMM from the coding sequence GTGGTCTCCAAGCTGGTGTTGACATACTTGCCGACGCCGTAAAAGTTACGCTCGGTCCAAAGGGCCGTAACGTCGTTCTCGAGAAGAAGTGGGGTGCACCCACGATTACCAACGATGGTGTGACCATTGCTAAGGAAATCGAACTCGACGATGTCTGGGAGAACCTTGGTGCTCAGCTCGCCAAGGAAGTCGCCGACAAGACCAACTCGGTCGCTGGCGATGGGACAACCACTGCAACAGTGCTTGCCCAGGCAATGGTGCGCGACGGTCTCCGTCTTGTCGCCTCTGGCGCAAATCCGATGGAGCTGCGTATTGGTATCAACGAAGCCGTTGAGAAGGTCGTCGGTGCAATCGCCGACATGTCCGAAGAGGTAAGTGCCGACGACAAGGATCAAATGGCCTATGTTGCGGGCAACTCTGCTGCAGACGACTCAATCGGTGAGTCGATCGCGGATGCGCTTTCCAAGGTCGGTGGCGAAGGCGTCATCACGGTTGAGGACAGTCAGACGTTTGGCGTCGAGCTGGAGATCACTGAGGGCATGCAGTTCGATAAGGGCTACATCTCTCCGTACTTCATCACAGATGCGGAGCGCCAAGAGGCCGTGCTCGAGGATGCCTACATCCTCATTGCAAACCAGAAGATCTCATCTGTGCAGGATCTCCTTCCTGTTCTCGAAAAGGTTAGCCAGACCGGTAAAGCCATCGTCGTTCTCGCTGAGGACGTCGATGGCGAGGCCCTAGCTACACTCGTCGTGAACCGCCTGCGTGGTACGTTCGCGTCGGTTGCGGTGAAGGCCCCAGGGTTTGGCGAACGACGCAAGGCAATGTTGCAAGACATCGCGATCCTTACTGGTGCGACCGTGATTTCTGAGGAAGTCGGGCTCAAGCTCGACAGCATCACAGTCGACCTTCTCGGCCGTGCCCGCAAGGTTGTTGTCACGAAGGACACCTGCACCATCGTTGATGGTGCAGGCACTAAGGCGGACGTCAACGCACGTGTTGCGCAGATCCGCCAAGAGATCGAGAACAGCGATTCTGATTGGGACCGTGAGAAGCTCAGTGAGCGTCTTGCGAAGCTCTCGGGTGGTGTTGCAATCCTCAAGGTCGGCGCGGCTACCGAGGTTGAGGCCAAGGAGAAGAAGCACCGTATTGAGGATGCCGTCCTGGCAACCCGTGCGGCCATCGAAGAGGGCATCGTCCCCGGCGGTGGTGTTGCGTTGCTGCGTGCGCGCGATGCAATCTCGAGCCTACGTGGCAACACCGATGATGTGAAGGCCGGTCGCGCTTTGATCGGTCGTGCCCTCGAGGCGCCAATTCGTCAGATCGCTGCAAACGCCGGCTATGAGGGTGGTGTTGTTGTCAACACCGTTCTCCAGTCGGAAGGCGGACACGGCTTCAACGCTGCCACCGGTGAGTACGAAGACCTGATGGCGTCTGGCATCATCGATCCTGCCAAGGTGACGCGTGCAACGGTGCAGAACGCTGCATCCATTGCGTCGCTTCTCATCACGACTGAGGCGATCATCGCCGAAGTTGCTGAAGATGAGCCGCTTGGCGGCGGCCATGGCCACGATGGTGGCATGGGCGGCATGATGTAA